The following coding sequences lie in one Nakaseomyces glabratus chromosome I, complete sequence genomic window:
- the PMR1 gene encoding Ca(2+)/Mn(2+)-transporting P-type ATPase PMR1 (CAGL0I04312g~Putative Ca2+ ATPase), whose product MSDNPFTYYDKDKDAGGSSASLNSQEKEILEATNAALTKPNPSLEYCTLSVEETLHKLDTDAKLGLSSVEEATKRRQYYGPNEISVDDDESLVKKFLSNFVEDRLILLLMGSAIISVFLGNIDDAISITMAIVIVVTVGFVQEYRSEKSLEALNKLVPQECHLIRGGRESNVLATNLVPGDLVRFRIGDRIPADIRIIECNDLTIDESNLTGETDPVHKSYKALSRDSYNDQPNSIVPVAERTNIAYMGTLVKEGNGRGIVVGTGRETSFGNVFEMMSSIEKPKTPLQLTMDKLGKDLSLASFVVIGIICVVGIIQGRSWLEMFQISVSLAVAAIPEGLPIIVTVTLALGVLRMAKRKAIVRRLPSVETLGSVNVICSDKTGTLTSNHMTVSKIWCLGSMANKLNVLSLDKNKGGNLKNYLTDDVKTTLLCGNLCNNASYSQEHAKYLGNPTDVALLEQLQKFELADVRSEYTKVKELSFNSKRKMMATKIQDNEKKTTLFIKGAFERILDKSSSYLTEKGKIEKLTAGHRETIIDCANTLASEGLRVLAFAKRAMTDSSSKLVEDDISDLVFTGLIGMNDPPRSSVKFAIDQFLQGGIHIIMITGDSENTAVNIARQIGIPVIDPKLSVLSGDKLNEMTDDQLANVIDHVNIFARATPEHKLNIVRALRRRGDVVAMTGDGVNDAPALKLADIGVSMGRMGTDVAKEASDMILTDDDFSTILTAIEEGKGIFNNIQNFLSFQLSTSIAALSLVALSTAFMLPNPLNAMQILWINILMDGPPAQSLGVEPVDHEVMKKPPRKRTDKILTAELLKRLIGTASCIILGTVYVFVKEMAEDGQVTARDTTMTFTCFVFFDMFNALACRHTTKSIFEIGFFTNKMFNLAVGFSLLGQMCAIYIPFFQAIFKTESLAFSDLIFLAMISSSVFIIDEIRKYWVKKNSHMDPLRYSIV is encoded by the coding sequence ATGAGTGATAACCCGTTTACCTACTATGATAAGGATAAAGATGCCGGTGGAAGTAGTGCTTCTCTGAACTCGCAGGAAAAGGAGATTCTGGAGGCCACAAATGCCGCTCTTACTAAGCCAAACCCCTCTCTGGAATACTGTACATTGAGTGTGGAAGAGACTTTACATAAATTGGATACCGATGCCAAGCTAGGTCTTTCTTCTGTAGAAGAAGCCACCAAGAGAAGACAATATTATGGTCCAAATGAAATCAGTGTCGATGACGATGAAAGTTTGGTAAAGAAGTTCTTGTCCAATTTTGTTGAAGACAGGCTAATATTGTTGTTAATGGGTTCTGCTATTATTTCGGTCTTCTTAGGTAACATTGATGACGCTATCAGTATCACCATGGccattgttattgttgtcACTGTCGGTTTTGTGCAAGAATACAGATCTGAGAAATCGTTGGAAGCCCTAAATAAATTGGTTCCACAAGAATGCCATTTGATCAGAGGCGGTAGAGAATCGAACGTCCTGGCGACAAATTTGGTTCCTGGTGATCTAGTTCGTTTTAGAATTGGTGACCGTATCCCAGCCGATATAAGAATTATAGAGTGTAATGATTTGACTATTGATGAGAGTAACCTAACCGGTGAAACTGATCCTGTTCATAAAAGTTATAAAGCTCTTTCCCGGGACAGTTACAATGATCAACCAAATTCTATTGTTCCAGTGGCTGAGCGTACTAATATTGCATACATGGGAACGTTGGTAAAAGAAGGTAATGGTAGAGGTATTGTTGTTGGTACTGGTAGAGAGACATCTTTTGGTAACGTTTTTGAAATGATGAGCAGTATTGAAAAACCTAAGACCCCGCTACAATTAACCATGGACAAGCTTGGTAAAGATTTATCATTAGCAAGTTTTGTTGTAATTGGTATTATTTGTGTTGTCGGTATCATCCAAGGCAGATCTTGGTTAGAAATGTTCCAAATTTCAGTCTCACTTGCTGTTGCCGCTATTCCTGAAGGTTTACCTATTATTGTGACTGTCACTTTAGCACTAGGTGTACTACGTATGGCTAAGCGTAAAGCTATTGTTAGGAGATTGCCTAGTGTTGAAACCTTGGGCTCTGTTAATGTCATTTGTTCTGATAAGACGGGTACTTTAACATCGAATCATATGACTGTTTCGAAGATATGGTGTTTGGGTAGTATGGCTAACAAATTAAATGTTCTATCtcttgataaaaataaaggcggtaatttgaagaattacTTAACTGATGATGTCAAGACCACTTTACTTTGTGGTAACTTGTGTAACAATGCATCATATTCTCAAGAGCATGCAAAGTATTTAGGTAATCCAACAGACGTGGCCTTATTAGAGCAGCTGCAAAAGTTTGAACTAGCTGATGTAAGAAGTGAATATACCAAGGTAAAAGAACTTTCCTTCAactcaaaaagaaagatgatGGCAACTAAAATCCAGGATAATGAGAAAAAGACAACTCTATTTATAAAAGGTGCTTTCGAGAGAATTTTGGACaagtcttcttcttatctTACAGAAAAGGGAAAAATTGAGAAGCTGACTGCAGGACATAGGGAAACCATTATTGACTGTGCCAACACATTGGCTTCTGAAGGTCTACGAGTTTTGGCGTTTGCAAAAAGAGCTATGACGGACTCAAGTTCTAAACTGGTTGAAGATGACATAAGTGATTTGGTTTTTACTGGTTTGATTGGTATGAATGATCCTCCTAGATCTTCTGTTAAATTTgcaattgatcaattttTGCAAGGTGGTATTCATATCATTATGATAACTGGTGACTCTGAAAATACAGCTGTTAACATTGCAAGACAGATAGGTATTCCAGTAATCGATCCAAAGCTTTCCGTTCTAAGTGGTGataaattgaatgaaatgACTGATGACCAATTGGCCAATGTGATTGATCATGTTAATATTTTTGCCCGTGCTACACCAGAACATAAATTGAACATTGTTCGTGCtctaagaagaagaggtgATGTGGTGGCTATGACTGGTGATGGTGTTAATGATGCACCAGCCTTAAAATTAGCTGATATCGGTGTATCTATGGGTAGAATGGGAACTGATGTGGCAAAAGAAGCCTCTGATATGATTTTGACAGATGATGATTTTAGCACCATCCTGACTGCTATAGAAGAGGGGAAAGGTATTTTTAACAACATTCAAAACTTTTTGTCGTTCCAATTATCAACCTCTATTGCAGCCTTGTCTTTGGTTGCCCTTTCTACAGCATTCATGTTACCAAATCCATTAAATGCAATGCAGATTTTATGGATTAACATTTTAATGGATGGACCACCTGCACAGTCATTAGGTGTAGAACCAGTTGATCATGAAGTTATGAAAAAACCACCAAGAAAGCGTACTGATAAAATATTGACCGCAGAGTTGCTAAAGAGGTTGATTGGGACAGCATCATGTATCATTTTAGGTACTGTTTACGTTTTCGTTAAAGAGATGGCAGAAGATGGGCAAGTTACTGCAAGAGACACAACTATGACATTCACTTGCTTCGTTTTCTTTGACATGTTTAATGCCTTAGCTTGCAGACACACAACGAAGtctatttttgaaattggttTTTTCACAAATAAGATGTTTAACCTAGCGGTGGGTTTCTCTTTGTTAGGTCAAATGTGTGCCATTTATATTCCATTCTTCCAAGCAATCTTTAAGACAGAAAGTCTTGCATTTAGTGATTTGATTTTCTTGGCAATGATCAGTAGCAGCGTCTTCATTATCGATGAGATTAGAAAATACTgggtgaagaagaattcaCATATGGATCCTTTACGCTACTCTATCGTGTAA
- the DPI8 gene encoding Dpi8p (CAGL0I04328g~Ortholog(s) have mitochondrion localization) — protein MNQTKLTQTAARILKNSSIFRKSPGNSFATFKEYRETAKTYGPLSASLATKRNLTNK, from the coding sequence ATGAACCAAACAAAGCTGACTCAAACCGCTGCCCGTATCTTGAAGAATAGCAGTATCTTCAGAAAATCTCCTGGCAACTCTTTTGCTACATTCAAAGAATACAGAGAAACTGCCAAGACATACGGTCCATTGAGTGCCTCTCTCGCTACAAAGAGAAACCTGACTAACAAATAG